A stretch of Anoplopoma fimbria isolate UVic2021 breed Golden Eagle Sablefish chromosome 4, Afim_UVic_2022, whole genome shotgun sequence DNA encodes these proteins:
- the nkrf gene encoding NF-kappa-B-repressing factor isoform X1, with amino-acid sequence MAEGTDTGEMPSFDPSPSSEAKKRPTSSDGRDEPMRKMPMSKFGSRPRFEPVHFVSGGSSGGTGADEKENDKERRRSETFGARQWDSEHSSYSGPSRAQGSSSLRPAIDRVPAYSSDSWGSQRDRETYSCSTSGLGYGGRWSTSNFMVKTEQDYSAKYDAHSSRGSDSYSQPQRYNGYGAGSRSGGWDSGRQGFGFSHQDRPSSSRPFTRVYNSPGRSSPTVSQSVSSAQPIPISQPTLDEKQRLISNVASALAVAFRDPVFMTGSESPNYNFMLSRSIQACKTNPEYIYVNLKDIPQSDLPKNRKVPTDGYACELRCQGVYLATGYSGSKNGARDRASEQAVKLFLKTVEVRVVQRKYRHSVVNDIVVCQMHSPTPGFLPALRNPEDKPTPSSKGQYEPDKRKHWTEFVVMDNAHDAICILNNSAAFNRMKIDYKFDLLPNSSAWLCSVFVQGELVAQSTGTKKSSKHAAAEDAVRKLRLNQAQRQQQQQQQQQQQQQQQQQNQQQQQLSQYSRGNNQSDCGGRFGQQVVKKKHLSELVILENSDNAICIINDTAQFNKVTADYKFTVLPDHRWRCEVYLEGQYVAAGIGPKKIVKHIAAEEALATLRQTQAVVKSNLRKEGHCDAISRSQILARSGEEAIRQEIKEDNIGNQLLRKMGWKGGGLGRDGEGIAEPIKVKEQFSREGLGLDTDKTGNQLSKRDIEDIIRNYASSDRQDDLRFSTDLTNDERKQIHQISQKYGLRSKSYGQGRLRFLIVSRKVHKDQLIGQLLQEGQVGRYELVKPQASH; translated from the exons ATGGCAGAAGGGACTGACACTGGCGAAATGCCCTCCTTTGACCCAAGTCCTAGTTCTGAAGCAAAAAAGAGACCTACTTCTTCTGATGGCA GAGACGAGCCGATGAGGAAAATGCCTATGTCAAAATTTGGTTCCAGACCTCGCTTTGAGCCTGTTCACTTTGTCAGTGGTGGAAGCAGCGGAGGAACTGGCGCTGACGAGAAGGAGAACGATAAGGAGCGCAGGAGGAGTGAGACGTTTGGTGCGAGACAGTGGGACTCTGAACACTCTTCCTACAGCGGCCCCAGCAGAGCGCAGGGCTCCTCCTCCCTGAGACCTGCTATTGACAGAGTGCCAGCGTACAGTTCTGACTCCTGGGGTTcccaaagagacagagagacttaTTCATGTAGCACAAGTGGGTTGGGGTATGGAGGACGTTGGTCCACGTCAAACTTTATGGTAAAAACAGAGCAGGACTACTCAGCAAAGTACGACGCCCACTCCTCTCGAGGTTCAGATTCCTATTCTCAGCCCCAAAGATACAATGGATACGGGGCGGGGAGCAGATCAGGAGGCTGGGATTCGGGACGTCAGGGTTTCGGATTCAGTCATCAGGACCGGCCGTCGTCAAGCAGGCCATTCACCAGAGTCTACAACAGCCCGGGCAGGAGCAGTCCCACCGTTTCTCAGTCGGTCTCTTCAGCACAGCCTATTCCTATATCTCAGCCAACATTGGATGAGAAGCAAAGGCTGATTTCAAATGTAGCGTCTGCGTTGGCGGTTGCGTTCAGGGACCCGGTGTTCATGACTGGAAGCGAATCACCAAACTATAATTTCATGTTGAGCCGCAGCATTCAGGCCTGCAAGACTAATCCTGAGTATATTTATGTCAACCTGAAGGACATTCCTCAGTCCGACCTACCGAAGAACAGGAAAGTACCAACAGACGGTTATGCCTGTGAGTTGAGATGTCAGGGTGTGTATCTTGCTACCGGATactctggtagtaaaaatgGAGCGAGGGACCGGGCCTCTGAGCAGGCTGTTAAACTCTTCCTGAAAACAGTGGAGGTTCGTGTGGTGCAGCGCAAATACAGACACTCAGTCGTCAATGACATAGTTGTGTGCCAGATGCACAGCCCAACGCCGGGCTTTTTACCTGCACTCCGAAACCCAGAGGATAAACCGACACCGAGCTCCAAGGGCCAATACGAGCCTGACAAACGGAAGCACTGGACAGAGTTTGTGGTTATGGACAATGCTCACGACGCCATCTGCATTCTCAACAACTCTGCGGCTTTTAATCGCATGAAGATAGACTATAAGTTTGACCTGCTGCCCAACAGCAGTGCTTGGCTGTGCAGTGTTTTCGTGCAGGGTGAGCTGGTGGCGCAGTCGACGGGTACCAAAAAGAGCTCGAAGCATGCAGCGGCTGAGGACGCTGTGAGGAAACTTCGGCTGAACCAGGCGCAAcgacagcaacagcagcagcagcagcagcagcagcagcagcagcagcaacaacaaaatcaacaacagcaacaactgtCACAATACTCCAGAGGAAATAATCAATCAGATTGTGGTGGACGCTTTGGACAACAGGTTGTCAAAAAGAAGCATCTGAGTGAGTTGGTCATCCTGGAAAACTCTGACAATGCAATCTGTATCATTAACGACACCGCTCAGTTTAACAAAGTGACTGCTGATTACAAGTTCACGGTTCTGCCTGATCATCGATGGAGGTGTGAGGTTTACTTGGAAGGACAGTATGTAGCTGCAGGAATTGGGCCCAAGAAAATAGTGAAGCACATTGCAGCGGAGGAGGCCTTGGCCACCTTGAGGCAGACCCAGGCTGTGGTCAAATCCAACCTTAGAAAGGAGGGTCACTGCGACGCCATATCACGGTCCCAGATCCTGGCTCGCTCTGGCGAGGAGGCCATTAGGCAGGAGATCAAGGAAGACAACATCGGAAACCAGCTGCTCCGCAAGATGGGCTGGAAAGGAGGCGGTCTGGGCCGAGACGGGGAAGGTATCGCGGAACCTATCAAAGTGAAGGAGCAGTTCTCCAGAGAAGGTTTGGGTTTGGACACGGACAAAACCGGGAACCAGCTCAGCAAGCGTGATATCGAGGACATCATCCGCAACTACGCCAGTTCAGACCGCCAGGATGACCTCCGATTCTCCACCGACCTCACCAACGATGAACGCAAGCAGATCCACCAGATATCTCAGAAATACGGCCTGCGGAGCAAGTCGTACGGACAGGGACGGCTACGGTTCCTGATTGTCAGTCGCAAAGTGCACAAAGACCAGCTCATTGGTCAGCTTTTACAGGAGGGACAGGTGGGACGATACGAGCTCGTGAAACCTCAGGCCTCTCACTGA
- the nkrf gene encoding NF-kappa-B-repressing factor isoform X2, which translates to MRKMPMSKFGSRPRFEPVHFVSGGSSGGTGADEKENDKERRRSETFGARQWDSEHSSYSGPSRAQGSSSLRPAIDRVPAYSSDSWGSQRDRETYSCSTSGLGYGGRWSTSNFMVKTEQDYSAKYDAHSSRGSDSYSQPQRYNGYGAGSRSGGWDSGRQGFGFSHQDRPSSSRPFTRVYNSPGRSSPTVSQSVSSAQPIPISQPTLDEKQRLISNVASALAVAFRDPVFMTGSESPNYNFMLSRSIQACKTNPEYIYVNLKDIPQSDLPKNRKVPTDGYACELRCQGVYLATGYSGSKNGARDRASEQAVKLFLKTVEVRVVQRKYRHSVVNDIVVCQMHSPTPGFLPALRNPEDKPTPSSKGQYEPDKRKHWTEFVVMDNAHDAICILNNSAAFNRMKIDYKFDLLPNSSAWLCSVFVQGELVAQSTGTKKSSKHAAAEDAVRKLRLNQAQRQQQQQQQQQQQQQQQQQNQQQQQLSQYSRGNNQSDCGGRFGQQVVKKKHLSELVILENSDNAICIINDTAQFNKVTADYKFTVLPDHRWRCEVYLEGQYVAAGIGPKKIVKHIAAEEALATLRQTQAVVKSNLRKEGHCDAISRSQILARSGEEAIRQEIKEDNIGNQLLRKMGWKGGGLGRDGEGIAEPIKVKEQFSREGLGLDTDKTGNQLSKRDIEDIIRNYASSDRQDDLRFSTDLTNDERKQIHQISQKYGLRSKSYGQGRLRFLIVSRKVHKDQLIGQLLQEGQVGRYELVKPQASH; encoded by the coding sequence ATGAGGAAAATGCCTATGTCAAAATTTGGTTCCAGACCTCGCTTTGAGCCTGTTCACTTTGTCAGTGGTGGAAGCAGCGGAGGAACTGGCGCTGACGAGAAGGAGAACGATAAGGAGCGCAGGAGGAGTGAGACGTTTGGTGCGAGACAGTGGGACTCTGAACACTCTTCCTACAGCGGCCCCAGCAGAGCGCAGGGCTCCTCCTCCCTGAGACCTGCTATTGACAGAGTGCCAGCGTACAGTTCTGACTCCTGGGGTTcccaaagagacagagagacttaTTCATGTAGCACAAGTGGGTTGGGGTATGGAGGACGTTGGTCCACGTCAAACTTTATGGTAAAAACAGAGCAGGACTACTCAGCAAAGTACGACGCCCACTCCTCTCGAGGTTCAGATTCCTATTCTCAGCCCCAAAGATACAATGGATACGGGGCGGGGAGCAGATCAGGAGGCTGGGATTCGGGACGTCAGGGTTTCGGATTCAGTCATCAGGACCGGCCGTCGTCAAGCAGGCCATTCACCAGAGTCTACAACAGCCCGGGCAGGAGCAGTCCCACCGTTTCTCAGTCGGTCTCTTCAGCACAGCCTATTCCTATATCTCAGCCAACATTGGATGAGAAGCAAAGGCTGATTTCAAATGTAGCGTCTGCGTTGGCGGTTGCGTTCAGGGACCCGGTGTTCATGACTGGAAGCGAATCACCAAACTATAATTTCATGTTGAGCCGCAGCATTCAGGCCTGCAAGACTAATCCTGAGTATATTTATGTCAACCTGAAGGACATTCCTCAGTCCGACCTACCGAAGAACAGGAAAGTACCAACAGACGGTTATGCCTGTGAGTTGAGATGTCAGGGTGTGTATCTTGCTACCGGATactctggtagtaaaaatgGAGCGAGGGACCGGGCCTCTGAGCAGGCTGTTAAACTCTTCCTGAAAACAGTGGAGGTTCGTGTGGTGCAGCGCAAATACAGACACTCAGTCGTCAATGACATAGTTGTGTGCCAGATGCACAGCCCAACGCCGGGCTTTTTACCTGCACTCCGAAACCCAGAGGATAAACCGACACCGAGCTCCAAGGGCCAATACGAGCCTGACAAACGGAAGCACTGGACAGAGTTTGTGGTTATGGACAATGCTCACGACGCCATCTGCATTCTCAACAACTCTGCGGCTTTTAATCGCATGAAGATAGACTATAAGTTTGACCTGCTGCCCAACAGCAGTGCTTGGCTGTGCAGTGTTTTCGTGCAGGGTGAGCTGGTGGCGCAGTCGACGGGTACCAAAAAGAGCTCGAAGCATGCAGCGGCTGAGGACGCTGTGAGGAAACTTCGGCTGAACCAGGCGCAAcgacagcaacagcagcagcagcagcagcagcagcagcagcagcagcaacaacaaaatcaacaacagcaacaactgtCACAATACTCCAGAGGAAATAATCAATCAGATTGTGGTGGACGCTTTGGACAACAGGTTGTCAAAAAGAAGCATCTGAGTGAGTTGGTCATCCTGGAAAACTCTGACAATGCAATCTGTATCATTAACGACACCGCTCAGTTTAACAAAGTGACTGCTGATTACAAGTTCACGGTTCTGCCTGATCATCGATGGAGGTGTGAGGTTTACTTGGAAGGACAGTATGTAGCTGCAGGAATTGGGCCCAAGAAAATAGTGAAGCACATTGCAGCGGAGGAGGCCTTGGCCACCTTGAGGCAGACCCAGGCTGTGGTCAAATCCAACCTTAGAAAGGAGGGTCACTGCGACGCCATATCACGGTCCCAGATCCTGGCTCGCTCTGGCGAGGAGGCCATTAGGCAGGAGATCAAGGAAGACAACATCGGAAACCAGCTGCTCCGCAAGATGGGCTGGAAAGGAGGCGGTCTGGGCCGAGACGGGGAAGGTATCGCGGAACCTATCAAAGTGAAGGAGCAGTTCTCCAGAGAAGGTTTGGGTTTGGACACGGACAAAACCGGGAACCAGCTCAGCAAGCGTGATATCGAGGACATCATCCGCAACTACGCCAGTTCAGACCGCCAGGATGACCTCCGATTCTCCACCGACCTCACCAACGATGAACGCAAGCAGATCCACCAGATATCTCAGAAATACGGCCTGCGGAGCAAGTCGTACGGACAGGGACGGCTACGGTTCCTGATTGTCAGTCGCAAAGTGCACAAAGACCAGCTCATTGGTCAGCTTTTACAGGAGGGACAGGTGGGACGATACGAGCTCGTGAAACCTCAGGCCTCTCACTGA